One stretch of Corvus moneduloides isolate bCorMon1 chromosome 16, bCorMon1.pri, whole genome shotgun sequence DNA includes these proteins:
- the TNRC6A gene encoding trinucleotide repeat-containing gene 6A protein isoform X4, whose amino-acid sequence MGVGRRELEAKATKEVERKLSRAFLPHLCGTERRDLVQEEEEQLMEERKKRKEDKKKKEAAQKKAIEQKIKVPEQTKTSVSQPQPVTSNGTSTGTSTTNNAKRAPASSQQQPLPRYPPREVPPRFRHQEQKQLLKRGQQLPVIAANLGSTPKVLNGQSGGSTGTNNQPVTNGEVPNSSKKQPDLNHSGLGSHYENSHWGPVSSNSDSSTNWDKVIVDGSDKEAWPSITGSDPELTSECMDTDSASSSGSERNLVIMASGSTGGESDGIRNGIGHGSQNKFVVGSNSNNVGNGSINGPWGLSHGSIISTCQVSVDAPDSKSESSNNRMNAWGTINSSSNGGLNPSTLNSNGNHGAWSVLENSGHALKGSVGSGSPGTSIQCSTIGQMANSQSINSKVGGSAHGSWGSLQESCDSEVNGTRNVSFSGQPQNLNTEMNGPNNTTNFMTSSLPNSAGSVQMNELPNTAGPGAWRVSTMNHSQIQASPVANGTSISHLSNGEAKTGGSYGTTWGAYGSSYSGDKCPGPNSQANGDTVNATLMQPGGSGPGSTNFQINGNKGGGVWEAGTVNSQNVPWGNGNGASAGGSRRGWGNPAQNTGTNISNGEWSKLPSNQHSNEGVNGNSRKFTNGWKSTEEDDLNSQSSAASQMAEQSSTWAKTGTGDSEGSSESTGCHEDRAAVEGQNRERRKVDQHTLLQSIVNRTDLDPRVLSNSGWGQTPIKQNTAWDTETSPRGERKTDNGTEAWGGSVTQTSSSGGCVDRPSPNNNDTSSVSGWGDPKSATRWGDSKGSNSQGGWEEDSAATVMVKSNQSWGSGKEEKSSWNDTPKMKQGWGDGQKASQGWAVSAGDSWGENSRSNHWGEAKKSSSGGSNSDRSVSGWNEPGKSNSVTWGGNNATPNNSSGWDEPAKSNQNQGWGDPPKSNQPQVWGDSSKPVNSPEWNKQDVGSWGAPSAANKPPGSGWLGGPMPAPAKEEEPTGWEEPSPESIRRKMEIDDGTSAWGDPSKYNYKNVNMWNKNVPNSSSSSDQQAQVHPQLLSSSAMSSKESSSGSGWGEPSTPATTVDNGTSAWGKPMDTGTSWGEPVSDAGGTSGWGNASLGQQPPNKPGPKSMQDSWCGDDMPLTGSRQTSWEEEEDVEIGMWNSSSSQEANPSLNWPPYMKKMPTKGIMKGGNKQDETWINPFIKQFTNLSFSRESPEETIQSNKMDMSGGLLQDKRMEMDKHGLGVGDYNRVVGKGPGSRPQIPKESSMDRGPYFDKDGIVADESQNMQFMSNQNMKLPPSNNALPNQALGSLTGLGMQSLNSVRQNGNPSVFGVGNIAAQPRSMQQPPAQPLNSSQPNPRAQVPPPLLSPQVPVSLLKYAPNSGGLSPLFGPQQVAMLNQLSQLNQLSQISQLQRLLAQQQKAQPQRSMPSGGRQQQEQQGRSLSMQQQMMQQSRQLDPNLLMKQQTPPSQQQSLHQPSMKSFLENVIPHATPELQKGPSPINAFSSFPIGMNSNLNVNLDMSSIKEPQSRLRKWTTVDSISVNTSLDQNSSKHGAISSGFRLEDSPFVPYDFMNSSNSPASPPGSIGDGWPRAKSPNGSSSVNWPPEFRPGEPWKGYPNIDPETDPYVTPGSVINNLSINTVREVDHLRDRNSGSSSSLNTTLPSTSAWSSIRASNYNVSLSSTAQSTSVARNSDSKSTWSPGSVTNTSLAHELWKVPLPPKSITAPSRPPPGLTGQKPPLSTWDNSLRLGGGWGNSDARYTPGSSWGESSSGRITNWLVLKNLTPQIDGSTLRTLCMQHGPLITFHLNLPHGNALVRYSSKEEVVKAQKSLHMCVLGNTTILAEFASEEEISRFFAQGQSLTPSPGWQSLGSSQSRLGSIDGSHSFSNRNDLNHWNGAGLSGTSSGDLHGTSLWGSPNYSTSLWGAPSSNDTRGISSPSPINAFLSVDHLGGGGESM is encoded by the exons ATCTGAACCACAGTGGTCTAGGATCCCATTATGAAAATTCTCACTGGGGACCAGTCTCTTCAAATAGTGACTCCAGCACAAACTGGGATAAAGTTATCGTAGACGGCTCTGACAAAGAAGCATGGCCATCAATCACTGGCAGTGACCCAGAGCTGACTTCAGAATGTATGGACACTGactctgcctccagctctgggtcGGAGCGGAACCTCGTTATCATGGCTTCAGGGAGCACAGGCGGAGAAAGCGATGGCATTCGCAATGGCATCGGACATGGGTCTCAGAATAAGTTTGTGGTTGGTAGCAACAGCAATAATGTGGGCAATGGAAGTATTAATGGACCGTGGGGGTTATCCCATGGATCCATAATAAGCACATGTCAAGTTTCTGTGGATGCTCCTGACAGCAAATCTGAAAGTAGCAACAATAGAATGAATGCTTGGGGCACCATAAACTCTTCATCAAATGGAGGGTTAAATCCAAGCACTTTGAATTCAAATGGCAACCATGGTGCCTGGTCCGTGTTGGAGAACAGTGGACATGCCCTGAAAGGGTCCGTGGGGAGTGGGAGTCCTGGCACAAGCATTCAGTGCAGTACCATAGGTCAGATGGCCAACAGCCAGAGTATTAACTCGAAAGTGGGTGGCTCAGCCCACGGTTCCTGGGGAAGCCTTCAGGAAAGTTGTGATTCTGAAGTAAATGGTACAAGGAATGTTTCATTCAGTGGGCAACCTCAAAACCTTAACACTGAAATGAATGGACCAAATAACACTACTAACTTTATGACCTCTAGTTTACCAAACTCTGCTGGTTCGGTGCAGATGAACGAACTGCCCAACACTGCAGGGCCCGGGGCCTGGCGCGTGAGCACAATGAATCATTCTCAGATTCAGGCCTCTCCAGTGGCAAATGGCACTTCCATCTCTCACCTGAGCAACGGTGAGGCCAAAACTGGCGGCTCTTATGGTACTACCTGGGGTGCCTATGGTTCTAGTTACTCTGGAGACAAATGTCCAGGCCCAAACAGCCAAGCTAATGGTGACACTGTGAATGCAACTCTAATGCAGCCGGGCGGGAGCGGGCCTGGCAGCACTAACTTTCAAATCAACGGGAATAAAGGCGGAGGGGTGTGGGAGGCAGGGACAGTCAACTCCCAGAATGTGCCGTGGGGAAACGGGAATGGTGCGAGTGCTGGCGGGAGCAGAAGAGGATGGGGCAACCCTGCACAAAACACTGGCACCAACATTTCCAACGGGGAATGGAGCAAACTGCCTAGCAATCAGCATTCCAATGAAGGTGTGAATGGAAACAGCAGGAAGTTTACAAATGGATGGAAGTCTACTGAGGAGGATGATCTCAACAGCCAGAGTTCTGCTGCCTCCCAGatggctgagcagagcagcacatggGCCAAAACAGGTACGGGGGACAGCGAGGGGAGCTCAGAGAGCACCGGGTGCCATGaagacagagcagctgtggaaggCCAGAACCGAGAGAGGAGGAAAGTTGACCAGCATACATTACTCCAAAGCATAGTGAACAGAACTGACTTAGATCCACGTGTCCTTTCCAACTCTGGTTGGGGACAGACTCCAATCAAACAGAACACTGCCTGGGATACTGAAACATCACCGAGGGGTGAAAGAAAAACTGACAATGGGACAGAGGCCTGGGGGGGCTCTGTGACACAGACTTCCAGCTCAGGGGGGTGTGTGGATAGACCTAGCCCTAATAATAACGATACCTCATCTGTATCGGGGTGGGGAGATCCAAAGTCTGCTACAAGGTGGGGAGACTCCAAAGGGTCAAACAGCCAGGGGGGGTGGGAAGAAGATTCTGCTGCTACAGTAATGGTCAAGAGCAATCAATCATGGGGAAGTGGCAAAGAGGAAAAGTCATCCTGGAATGACACACCGAAGATgaagcagggatggggagatggACAGAAGGCCAGCCAGGGTTGGGCAGTGTCTGCTGGTGATAGCTGGGGTGAAAACTCTAGAAGTAACCATTGGGGTGAGGCAAAGAAATCCAGTTCCGGAGGTAGCAACAGCGACAGGTCCGTGTCTGGTTGGAATGAGCCAGGTAAATCAAATTCTGTTACTTGGGGAGGCAATAATGCAACCCCAAACAACTCTTCAGGATGGGATGAGCCTGCAAAGTCTAATCAGAACCAGGGCTGGGGAGACCCTCCGAAATCCAATCAGCCTCAAGTCTGGGGGGACTCGTCGAAGCCAGTCAATTCTCCTGAGTGGAACAAACAAGATGTTGGCTCTTGGGGAGCCCCGTCTGCTGCGAACAAACCCCCGGGGTCTGGCTGGCTGGGGGGGCCAATGCCAGCCCCAGCAAAGGAGGAAGAGCCCACGGGCTGGGAGGAGCCATCCCCCGAATCCATACGCCGGAAAATGGAGATTGATGATGGAACTTCTGCTTGGGGTGATCCAAGCAAATACAACTACAAAAATGTGAATATGTGGAATAAAAATGTCCCAAACAGTAGCAGCAGTTCAGACCAGCAAGCACAGGTACATCCGCAGCTACTGTCTTCAAGTGCCATGTCTAGCAAGGAGAGCAGTTCGGGTTCTG GTTGGGGAGAGCCTTCTACTCCAGCCACTACTGTAGATAACGGGACTTCAGCGTGGGGTAAGCCCATGGACACTGGTACGAGCTGGGGAGAGCCCGTCAGCGATGCAGGAGGCACCTCTGGCTGGGGAAACGCTTCTCTTGGGCAGCAGCCTCCAAATAAACCTG GGCCTAAATCTATGCAAGATAGTTGGTGTGGAGATGATATGCCATTGACTGGCAGTCGTCAGACcagctgggaggaagaggaggatgttGAGATTGGAATGTGGAACAGCAGTTCCTCACAAGAAGCTAACCCATCGTTAAACTGGCCACCCTACATGAAAAAGATGCCCACAAAG gGAATAATGAAAGGTGGAAATAAGCAAGATGAAACATGGATCAATCCATTCATTAAGCAATTCACAAATCTCAGTTTTTCA agaGAATCACCAGAAGAAACCATACAGAGCAATAAGATGGACATGTCTGGAG GGTTACTGCAGGACAAGCGGATGGAGATGGACAAGCACGGCCTGGGCGTGGGAGATTACAATCGTGTGGTTGGCAAAGGCCCTGGTTCTcgtccccaaattcccaaagaGTCTTCCATGGATCGCGGTCCTTACTTCGATAAG GATGGCATTGTAGCAGACGAGTCCCAAAACATGCAGTTTATGTCCAATCAAAACATGAAGCTTCCCCCTTCAAATAATGCACTACCTAACCAAGCCCTGGGCTCCCTAACAGGGCTGGGTATGCAAAGCTTGAATTCTGTTAGACAG AATGGCAATCCCAGTGTGTTTGGTGTTGGGAATAtagcagcacagcccaggagcatgcagcagcctccagcacaACCTCTTAATTCATCTCAGCCTAATCCACGTGCTCAAGTGCCTCCTCCATTACTATCCCCTCAG GTTCCAGTATCATTACTGAAGTATGCACCAAACAGCGGTGGCCTGAGCCCACTTTTTGGCCCACAACAGGTAGCCATGTTGAATCAACTGTCCCAGTTAAACCAGCTTTCTCAGATCTCCCAGTTACAG CGGCTGTtggctcagcagcagaaggCTCAGCCTCAGAGGAGCATGCCTTCTGGGGGtcggcagcagcaggagcagcag GGTCGATCTCTTAGTATGCAGCAACAGATGATGCAACAGTCCCGTCAGCTTGATCCAAACCTGTTAATGAAGCAGCAAACTCCACCCTCTCAACAGCAGTCACTCCATCAGCCCTCCATGAAATCCTTCCTTGAGAATGTCATACCCCACGCTACTCCTGAGCTGCAGAAAGGGCCGTCACCAATCAATGCTTTCAGCAGCTTCCCTATAG GAATGAACTCAAACTTGAATGTAAACCTGGATATGAGCAGTATTAAAGAGCCACAATCTCGGCTGAGGAAATGGACTACAGTCGACAGCATTTCTGTGAACACATCCTTAGATCAAAACTCCAGCAAACATG gtgCTATTTCAAGTGGTTTTAGGCTGGAAGATTCTCCGTTTGTTCCTTACGACTTTATGAACAGCAGTAATTCGCCAGCCAGTCCTCCTGGATCCATTGGGGACGGCTGGCCCCGTGCCAAATCGCCTAATGGCTCTAGCAGTGTTAACTGGCCCCCAG AGTTTCGCCCTGGTGAGCCATGGAAAGGTTATCCAAACATCGACCCCGAAACTGACCCTTACGTCACTCCTGGCAGTGTCATAAACAATCTCTCAATTAATACTGTGCGGGAAGTTGACCACCTCAGGGACAGGAACAGTG GGTCATCCTCATCTTTGAACACCACGCTGCCTTCAACTAGTGCCTGGTCATCCATTCGTGCCTCCAACTACAATGTTTCCCTCAGCAGTACAGCACAAAGCACTTCAG TAGCCAGAAACAGTGATTCCAAATCAACATGGTCTCCTGGATCAGTCACTAACACCTCTCTGGCTCATGAGCTGTGGAAGGTCCCTTTGCCACCTAAAAGCATCACTGCTCCGTCCCgcccacctccagggctgaCAGGCCAGAAACCACCCCTGTCCACTTGGGATAACTCCCTTCGTCTGGGTGGAGGATGGGGAAATTCTGATGCCAGATACACCCCTG GTTCAAGCTGGGgtgagagcagctcagggagaaTAACAAATTGGCTTGTTCTAAAAAACCTTACACCTCAG ATCGACGGCTCAACCCTGCGTACTCTGTGCATGCAGCACGGCCCACTAATAACATTCCACCTGAACCTCCCACATGGTAATGCTTTGGTCCGTTACAGTTCAAAAGAAGAGGTAGTGAAGGCACAAAAATCTCTGCACAT gTGTGTTTTAGGGAACACTACTATTCTTGCTGAGTTTGCCAGTGAAGAGGAGATTAGTCGCTTCTTTGCACAAGGCCAGTCCCTCACTCCGTCTCCTGGCTGGCAATCTCTGGGATCCAGCCAGAGCCGACTCGGATCCATCGATGGTTCCCATTCGTTCTCAAACCGTAATGATCTAAATCACTGGAATGGTGCTGGGCTGTCGGGAACTAGCAGTGGAGACCTTCATGGCACTTCACTTTGGGGGAGCCCCAACTATTCCACGAGCCTGTGGGGTGCCCCGAGCAGCAATGACACCAGGGGAATTAGCAGCCCATCCCCCATCAACGCTTTCCTTTCTGTTGACCACCTGGGTGGAGGTGGAGAGTCCATGTAA
- the TNRC6A gene encoding trinucleotide repeat-containing gene 6A protein isoform X10, producing the protein MGVGRRELEAKATKEVERKLSRAFLPHLCGTERRDLVQEEEEQLMEERKKRKEDKKKKEAAQKKAIEQKIKVPEQTKTSVSQPQPVTSNGTSTGTSTTNNAKRAPASSQQQPLPRYPPREVPPRFRHQEQKQLLKRGQQLPVIAANLGSTPKVLNGQSGGSTGTNNQPVTNGEVPNSSKKQPDLNHSGLGSHYENSHWGPVSSNSDSSTNWDKVIVDGSDKEAWPSITGSDPELTSECMDTDSASSSGSERNLVIMASGSTGGESDGIRNGIGHGSQNKFVVGSNSNNVGNGSINGPWGLSHGSIISTCQVSVDAPDSKSESSNNRMNAWGTINSSSNGGLNPSTLNSNGNHGAWSVLENSGHALKGSVGSGSPGTSIQCSTIGQMANSQSINSKVGGSAHGSWGSLQESCDSEVNGTRNVSFSGQPQNLNTEMNGPNNTTNFMTSSLPNSAGSVQMNELPNTAGPGAWRVSTMNHSQIQASPVANGTSISHLSNGEAKTGGSYGTTWGAYGSSYSGDKCPGPNSQANGDTVNATLMQPGGSGPGSTNFQINGNKGGGVWEAGTVNSQNVPWGNGNGASAGGSRRGWGNPAQNTGTNISNGEWSKLPSNQHSNEGVNGNSRKFTNGWKSTEEDDLNSQSSAASQMAEQSSTWAKTGTGDSEGSSESTGCHEDRAAVEGQNRERRKVDQHTLLQSIVNRTDLDPRVLSNSGWGQTPIKQNTAWDTETSPRGERKTDNGTEAWGGSVTQTSSSGGCVDRPSPNNNDTSSVSGWGDPKSATRWGDSKGSNSQGGWEEDSAATVMVKSNQSWGSGKEEKSSWNDTPKMKQGWGDGQKASQGWAVSAGDSWGENSRSNHWGEAKKSSSGGSNSDRSVSGWNEPGKSNSVTWGGNNATPNNSSGWDEPAKSNQNQGWGDPPKSNQPQVWGDSSKPVNSPEWNKQDVGSWGAPSAANKPPGSGWLGGPMPAPAKEEEPTGWEEPSPESIRRKMEIDDGTSAWGDPSKYNYKNVNMWNKNVPNSSSSSDQQAQVHPQLLSSSAMSSKESSSGSGWGEPSTPATTVDNGTSAWGKPMDTGTSWGEPVSDAGGTSGWGNASLGQQPPNKPGPKSMQDSWCGDDMPLTGSRQTSWEEEEDVEIGMWNSSSSQEANPSLNWPPYMKKMPTKGIMKGGNKQDETWINPFIKQFTNLSFSRESPEETIQSNKMDMSGGLLQDKRMEMDKHGLGVGDYNRVVGKGPGSRPQIPKESSMDRGPYFDKDGIVADESQNMQFMSNQNMKLPPSNNALPNQALGSLTGLGMQSLNSVRQNGNPSVFGVGNIAAQPRSMQQPPAQPLNSSQPNPRAQVPPPLLSPQVPVSLLKYAPNSGGLSPLFGPQQVAMLNQLSQLNQLSQISQLQRLLAQQQKAQPQRSMPSGGRQQQEQQGRSLSMQQQMMQQSRQLDPNLLMKQQTPPSQQQSLHQPSMKSFLENVIPHATPELQKGPSPINAFSSFPIGMNSNLNVNLDMSSIKEPQSRLRKWTTVDSISVNTSLDQNSSKHGAISSGFRLEDSPFVPYDFMNSSNSPASPPGSIGDGWPRAKSPNGSSSVNWPPEFRPGEPWKGYPNIDPETDPYVTPGSVINNLSINTVREVDHLRDRNSGSSSSLNTTLPSTSAWSSIRASNYNVSLSSTAQSTSARNSDSKSTWSPGSVTNTSLAHELWKVPLPPKSITAPSRPPPGLTGQKPPLSTWDNSLRLGGGWGNSDARYTPGSSWGESSSGRITNWLVLKNLTPQIDGSTLRTLCMQHGPLITFHLNLPHGNALVRYSSKEEVVKAQKSLHMCVLGNTTILAEFASEEEISRFFAQGQSLTPSPGWQSLGSSQSRLGSIDGSHSFSNRNDLNHWNGAGLSGTSSGDLHGTSLWGSPNYSTSLWGAPSSNDTRGISSPSPINAFLSVDHLGGGGESM; encoded by the exons ATCTGAACCACAGTGGTCTAGGATCCCATTATGAAAATTCTCACTGGGGACCAGTCTCTTCAAATAGTGACTCCAGCACAAACTGGGATAAAGTTATCGTAGACGGCTCTGACAAAGAAGCATGGCCATCAATCACTGGCAGTGACCCAGAGCTGACTTCAGAATGTATGGACACTGactctgcctccagctctgggtcGGAGCGGAACCTCGTTATCATGGCTTCAGGGAGCACAGGCGGAGAAAGCGATGGCATTCGCAATGGCATCGGACATGGGTCTCAGAATAAGTTTGTGGTTGGTAGCAACAGCAATAATGTGGGCAATGGAAGTATTAATGGACCGTGGGGGTTATCCCATGGATCCATAATAAGCACATGTCAAGTTTCTGTGGATGCTCCTGACAGCAAATCTGAAAGTAGCAACAATAGAATGAATGCTTGGGGCACCATAAACTCTTCATCAAATGGAGGGTTAAATCCAAGCACTTTGAATTCAAATGGCAACCATGGTGCCTGGTCCGTGTTGGAGAACAGTGGACATGCCCTGAAAGGGTCCGTGGGGAGTGGGAGTCCTGGCACAAGCATTCAGTGCAGTACCATAGGTCAGATGGCCAACAGCCAGAGTATTAACTCGAAAGTGGGTGGCTCAGCCCACGGTTCCTGGGGAAGCCTTCAGGAAAGTTGTGATTCTGAAGTAAATGGTACAAGGAATGTTTCATTCAGTGGGCAACCTCAAAACCTTAACACTGAAATGAATGGACCAAATAACACTACTAACTTTATGACCTCTAGTTTACCAAACTCTGCTGGTTCGGTGCAGATGAACGAACTGCCCAACACTGCAGGGCCCGGGGCCTGGCGCGTGAGCACAATGAATCATTCTCAGATTCAGGCCTCTCCAGTGGCAAATGGCACTTCCATCTCTCACCTGAGCAACGGTGAGGCCAAAACTGGCGGCTCTTATGGTACTACCTGGGGTGCCTATGGTTCTAGTTACTCTGGAGACAAATGTCCAGGCCCAAACAGCCAAGCTAATGGTGACACTGTGAATGCAACTCTAATGCAGCCGGGCGGGAGCGGGCCTGGCAGCACTAACTTTCAAATCAACGGGAATAAAGGCGGAGGGGTGTGGGAGGCAGGGACAGTCAACTCCCAGAATGTGCCGTGGGGAAACGGGAATGGTGCGAGTGCTGGCGGGAGCAGAAGAGGATGGGGCAACCCTGCACAAAACACTGGCACCAACATTTCCAACGGGGAATGGAGCAAACTGCCTAGCAATCAGCATTCCAATGAAGGTGTGAATGGAAACAGCAGGAAGTTTACAAATGGATGGAAGTCTACTGAGGAGGATGATCTCAACAGCCAGAGTTCTGCTGCCTCCCAGatggctgagcagagcagcacatggGCCAAAACAGGTACGGGGGACAGCGAGGGGAGCTCAGAGAGCACCGGGTGCCATGaagacagagcagctgtggaaggCCAGAACCGAGAGAGGAGGAAAGTTGACCAGCATACATTACTCCAAAGCATAGTGAACAGAACTGACTTAGATCCACGTGTCCTTTCCAACTCTGGTTGGGGACAGACTCCAATCAAACAGAACACTGCCTGGGATACTGAAACATCACCGAGGGGTGAAAGAAAAACTGACAATGGGACAGAGGCCTGGGGGGGCTCTGTGACACAGACTTCCAGCTCAGGGGGGTGTGTGGATAGACCTAGCCCTAATAATAACGATACCTCATCTGTATCGGGGTGGGGAGATCCAAAGTCTGCTACAAGGTGGGGAGACTCCAAAGGGTCAAACAGCCAGGGGGGGTGGGAAGAAGATTCTGCTGCTACAGTAATGGTCAAGAGCAATCAATCATGGGGAAGTGGCAAAGAGGAAAAGTCATCCTGGAATGACACACCGAAGATgaagcagggatggggagatggACAGAAGGCCAGCCAGGGTTGGGCAGTGTCTGCTGGTGATAGCTGGGGTGAAAACTCTAGAAGTAACCATTGGGGTGAGGCAAAGAAATCCAGTTCCGGAGGTAGCAACAGCGACAGGTCCGTGTCTGGTTGGAATGAGCCAGGTAAATCAAATTCTGTTACTTGGGGAGGCAATAATGCAACCCCAAACAACTCTTCAGGATGGGATGAGCCTGCAAAGTCTAATCAGAACCAGGGCTGGGGAGACCCTCCGAAATCCAATCAGCCTCAAGTCTGGGGGGACTCGTCGAAGCCAGTCAATTCTCCTGAGTGGAACAAACAAGATGTTGGCTCTTGGGGAGCCCCGTCTGCTGCGAACAAACCCCCGGGGTCTGGCTGGCTGGGGGGGCCAATGCCAGCCCCAGCAAAGGAGGAAGAGCCCACGGGCTGGGAGGAGCCATCCCCCGAATCCATACGCCGGAAAATGGAGATTGATGATGGAACTTCTGCTTGGGGTGATCCAAGCAAATACAACTACAAAAATGTGAATATGTGGAATAAAAATGTCCCAAACAGTAGCAGCAGTTCAGACCAGCAAGCACAGGTACATCCGCAGCTACTGTCTTCAAGTGCCATGTCTAGCAAGGAGAGCAGTTCGGGTTCTG GTTGGGGAGAGCCTTCTACTCCAGCCACTACTGTAGATAACGGGACTTCAGCGTGGGGTAAGCCCATGGACACTGGTACGAGCTGGGGAGAGCCCGTCAGCGATGCAGGAGGCACCTCTGGCTGGGGAAACGCTTCTCTTGGGCAGCAGCCTCCAAATAAACCTG GGCCTAAATCTATGCAAGATAGTTGGTGTGGAGATGATATGCCATTGACTGGCAGTCGTCAGACcagctgggaggaagaggaggatgttGAGATTGGAATGTGGAACAGCAGTTCCTCACAAGAAGCTAACCCATCGTTAAACTGGCCACCCTACATGAAAAAGATGCCCACAAAG gGAATAATGAAAGGTGGAAATAAGCAAGATGAAACATGGATCAATCCATTCATTAAGCAATTCACAAATCTCAGTTTTTCA agaGAATCACCAGAAGAAACCATACAGAGCAATAAGATGGACATGTCTGGAG GGTTACTGCAGGACAAGCGGATGGAGATGGACAAGCACGGCCTGGGCGTGGGAGATTACAATCGTGTGGTTGGCAAAGGCCCTGGTTCTcgtccccaaattcccaaagaGTCTTCCATGGATCGCGGTCCTTACTTCGATAAG GATGGCATTGTAGCAGACGAGTCCCAAAACATGCAGTTTATGTCCAATCAAAACATGAAGCTTCCCCCTTCAAATAATGCACTACCTAACCAAGCCCTGGGCTCCCTAACAGGGCTGGGTATGCAAAGCTTGAATTCTGTTAGACAG AATGGCAATCCCAGTGTGTTTGGTGTTGGGAATAtagcagcacagcccaggagcatgcagcagcctccagcacaACCTCTTAATTCATCTCAGCCTAATCCACGTGCTCAAGTGCCTCCTCCATTACTATCCCCTCAG GTTCCAGTATCATTACTGAAGTATGCACCAAACAGCGGTGGCCTGAGCCCACTTTTTGGCCCACAACAGGTAGCCATGTTGAATCAACTGTCCCAGTTAAACCAGCTTTCTCAGATCTCCCAGTTACAG CGGCTGTtggctcagcagcagaaggCTCAGCCTCAGAGGAGCATGCCTTCTGGGGGtcggcagcagcaggagcagcag GGTCGATCTCTTAGTATGCAGCAACAGATGATGCAACAGTCCCGTCAGCTTGATCCAAACCTGTTAATGAAGCAGCAAACTCCACCCTCTCAACAGCAGTCACTCCATCAGCCCTCCATGAAATCCTTCCTTGAGAATGTCATACCCCACGCTACTCCTGAGCTGCAGAAAGGGCCGTCACCAATCAATGCTTTCAGCAGCTTCCCTATAG GAATGAACTCAAACTTGAATGTAAACCTGGATATGAGCAGTATTAAAGAGCCACAATCTCGGCTGAGGAAATGGACTACAGTCGACAGCATTTCTGTGAACACATCCTTAGATCAAAACTCCAGCAAACATG gtgCTATTTCAAGTGGTTTTAGGCTGGAAGATTCTCCGTTTGTTCCTTACGACTTTATGAACAGCAGTAATTCGCCAGCCAGTCCTCCTGGATCCATTGGGGACGGCTGGCCCCGTGCCAAATCGCCTAATGGCTCTAGCAGTGTTAACTGGCCCCCAG AGTTTCGCCCTGGTGAGCCATGGAAAGGTTATCCAAACATCGACCCCGAAACTGACCCTTACGTCACTCCTGGCAGTGTCATAAACAATCTCTCAATTAATACTGTGCGGGAAGTTGACCACCTCAGGGACAGGAACAGTG GGTCATCCTCATCTTTGAACACCACGCTGCCTTCAACTAGTGCCTGGTCATCCATTCGTGCCTCCAACTACAATGTTTCCCTCAGCAGTACAGCACAAAGCACTTCAG CCAGAAACAGTGATTCCAAATCAACATGGTCTCCTGGATCAGTCACTAACACCTCTCTGGCTCATGAGCTGTGGAAGGTCCCTTTGCCACCTAAAAGCATCACTGCTCCGTCCCgcccacctccagggctgaCAGGCCAGAAACCACCCCTGTCCACTTGGGATAACTCCCTTCGTCTGGGTGGAGGATGGGGAAATTCTGATGCCAGATACACCCCTG GTTCAAGCTGGGgtgagagcagctcagggagaaTAACAAATTGGCTTGTTCTAAAAAACCTTACACCTCAG ATCGACGGCTCAACCCTGCGTACTCTGTGCATGCAGCACGGCCCACTAATAACATTCCACCTGAACCTCCCACATGGTAATGCTTTGGTCCGTTACAGTTCAAAAGAAGAGGTAGTGAAGGCACAAAAATCTCTGCACAT gTGTGTTTTAGGGAACACTACTATTCTTGCTGAGTTTGCCAGTGAAGAGGAGATTAGTCGCTTCTTTGCACAAGGCCAGTCCCTCACTCCGTCTCCTGGCTGGCAATCTCTGGGATCCAGCCAGAGCCGACTCGGATCCATCGATGGTTCCCATTCGTTCTCAAACCGTAATGATCTAAATCACTGGAATGGTGCTGGGCTGTCGGGAACTAGCAGTGGAGACCTTCATGGCACTTCACTTTGGGGGAGCCCCAACTATTCCACGAGCCTGTGGGGTGCCCCGAGCAGCAATGACACCAGGGGAATTAGCAGCCCATCCCCCATCAACGCTTTCCTTTCTGTTGACCACCTGGGTGGAGGTGGAGAGTCCATGTAA